Proteins encoded in a region of the Alosa sapidissima isolate fAloSap1 chromosome 19, fAloSap1.pri, whole genome shotgun sequence genome:
- the gckr gene encoding glucokinase regulatory protein, producing the protein MPGDQEKASRARAAQEWESPGYESPLPVTEKSNPLSLDIDRAGPQQIVRVLQECDAEVFQGDLQPDAEFKRLYSESVIQILVDVADRVKTILREPDDSLIVLSGCGTSGRIAFLLANTFNRMLGWHQQKPVYSYIIAGGDKALLTSQEAPEDSPSLGAQVLKEACVGRKHVLFIGISCGLSAPFVAGQLDFCLNNLDMLTPVLIGFNPAHMARNEPIQGWPHTFRQVTERMLDLQRAQRAFVLNPVVGPEAISGSSRMKGGTATKVLLESVLLLGHRAVHSHVEINRQAVLDCIRDYEKVHEMTYCKTNELASVVGKAGTSLQKEGHVYYLGWKTLGIMGIIDASECVPTFGADFQDIRGFMYGGFSEMNNKEGNLSSLGPQFCIDHKDFVSTILPLIGENDTVIFIFTVDDDFGDVEKLAGQVKKKTSNVQAICHEYKGHCFPVNINNIFDSKVLKISWTPSDADDDFFMRLQWELSTKWMLNGISTGAHILKGKVYKNYMIDLKVTNSKLYRRAIGILQRFTGCQWTQGERALLRVLYGAEELTKEMATADVSRHTQAATTSDRVVPTALVVLQTGCSVSQAQAQLRECSVVRDAVETCLTSGRH; encoded by the exons ATGCCAGGAGACCAGGAGAAAGCCAGCAGGGCTAGAGCTGCACAAGAATGGGAG TCTCCAGGTTACGAGTCACCACTGCCCGTCACGGAGAAGTCCAATCCGCTGTCCCTTGACATAGACAGGGCGGGGCCGCAGCAGATTGTGCGTGTCCTGCAGGAGTGTGATGCTGAGGTATTCCAGGGAGACCTGCAGCCAGACGCAGAGTTTAAG AGACTCTACAGTGAGTCTGTGATACAAATTCTGGTGGATGTGGCTGACAGGGTGAAAACAATTCTCAGG gaACCAGATGACAGTTTAATCGTCCTCAGTGGATGTGGGACATCTGGCCGTATTGCTTTTCTTTTAGCG AACACATTCAACAGGATGCTTGGATGGCATCAACAAAAGCCAGTGTACTCTTACATTATTGCTGGAGGTGACAA GGCACTGTTGACCTCTCAGGAGGCGCCAGAGGACTCTCCCTCACTGGGAGCACAAGTGCTgaaggag GCTTGTGTTGGAAGGAAGCATGTTCTCTTCATTGGAATTTCCTGTGGTCTATCG GCACCATTTGTTGCTGGCCAGCTCGACTTCTGCTTGAACAATCTGGACATGCTCACGCCTGTGCTGATAGGATTCAACCCTGCACACATGGCAAG GAATGAGCCTATCCAAGGGTGGCCACATACTTTCAGACAGGTCACGGAGAGGATGCTGGACTTGCAGAGGGCTCAGAGAGCTTTTGTTCTAAACCCAGTGGTTGGG CCTGAGGCCATCAGTGGCTCGTCTCGGATGAAAGGGGGCACGGCCACAAAGGTCCTGCTGGAGAGTGTGCTCCTGCTGGGGCACCGAGCGGTCCATAGCCATGTGGAGATCAATCGCCA AGCTGTGTTGGACTGCATCAGAGATTATGAGAAGGTTCATGAAATGACATACTGTAAGACCAATGAGTTGGCCAGTGTGGTTGGAAAAGCCGGAACTAG cctACAGAAGGAGGGGCATGTTTATTACCTCGGCTGGAAAACTCTGGGAATTATGGGAATTATTGACGCGAGTGAGTGCGTCCCCACATTCGGAGCAG ACTTTCAAGACATTAGAGGTTTTATGTACGGGGGTTTCAGTGAAATGAACAATAAAGAGGGAAATTTGTCCTCTCTG GGTCCACAATTCTGTATTGACCACAAGGACTTTGTGAGCACTATCTTGCCCCTCATAGGAGAGAATGACACAGTTATCTTCATATTTACTGTGGATG ATGATTTTGGCGATGTTGAGAAATTAGCTGGACAAGTGAAAAAGAAGACCTCAAATGTGCAAGCAATTTGTCATGAATACAAAGGACACTGTTTTCCT GTGAACATCAACAACATATTTGACTCAAAAGTCCTTAAAATTAGTTGGACCCCATCAGATGCAGATGATGATTTTTTCATG AGGCTACAGTGGGAACTCTCCACAAAGTGGATGCTGAATGGAATCAGCACAGGTGCTCACATCTTAAAGGGGAAAGTCTATAAAAACTACATGATAGATCTCAAGGTCACCAACAGCAAGCTGTACAGAAGGGCCATAGGCATACTACAG AGGTTCACAGGTTGCCAGTGGacgcagggagagagagccctCCTTAGAGTCCTCTATGGAGCGGAGGAGCTTACTAAGGAGATGGCCACGGCAGATGTCAGCAGACACACGCAGGCAGCCACCACGAGCGACAGG GTGGTTCCGACGGCTCTGGTGGTTCTCCAGACGGGCTGCTCAGTGTCACAGGCACAGGCGCAGCTGAGAGAGTGCTCTGTGGTTAGGGATGCTGTGGAGACCTGTCTGACCTCTGGACGCCACTAA
- the fndc4b gene encoding fibronectin type III domain-containing protein 4 isoform X2, whose translation MTPILLHVIFMLCGGHILHAGANRPSAPINVSITHLRADSATVSWNIVDGDVVIGYAISQQRQDGLAQRFIREVNTSSRACVLWNLDEDTDYIIQVQSIGLHGESQASKRIHFRTLEESDRFQSSLMDQDDPSVEGLDMSRQLQTGEMVIIMTVLIMWAAVIALFCRQYDIIKDNDSNNHSKEKAKPPSEHSTPEYHNGGLLGSKFQRTTSSISIIKV comes from the exons ATGACACCCATTCTTCTACATGTGATTTTTATGCTGTGTGGAGGTCATATACTTCATGCAGGGGCAA ATCGGCCTTCCGCCCCCATCAACGTGTCCATCACACACCTGCGAGCTGACTCGGCGACCGTGTCTTGGAACATTGTGGATGGAGATGTTGTCATTGGTTATGCTATCTCACAGCAG aggcagGATGGCTTGGCACAGAGGTTCATCAGAGAGGTGAACACCAGCAGCCGGGCTTGTGTGCTCTGGAACCTGGATGAGGATACTGATTACATCATTCAGGTCCAGTCCATTGGCCTGCATGGCGAGAGCCAAGCAAGCAAGAGGATCCATTTCAGAACACTAGAGGAGTCGGATCGCTTTCAGTCAAGCCTAATGGACCAAG ATGACCCTTCAGTGGAGGGCCTGGACATGTCCAGACAGCTGCAGACTGGAGAGATGGTCATTATTATGACAGTACTAATCATGTGGGCAG CTGTCATAGCACTGTTCTGTAGGCAGTATGACATCATCAAAGACAATGACTCCAACAACCACAGCAAAGAGAAGGCCAAGCCCCCCTCAGAGCACAGTACTCCCGAGTACCACAATGGAGGCTTATTAGGCAGTAAG TTTCAAAGAACCACATCATCAATTAGTATCATCAAGGTCTGA
- the LOC121693439 gene encoding LOW QUALITY PROTEIN: zinc finger protein 513 (The sequence of the model RefSeq protein was modified relative to this genomic sequence to represent the inferred CDS: deleted 1 base in 1 codon), translated as MPRRKQSNPQPVKLEYEDGITVGNPDTLVLESNLLLGQDLEFGEADFKIIGFDRDSDCVSGDMGMAVYSLSDEDCGSYKQLSLGSDVDELRDPTSDHSFRPHLSCRGCGEALDEPDQPLCLHCGVLAHSGTGRRSAGGIAQVTNAQNEGRLRTRRRNKPAKTASAGTAASAHAAGTSRKSFACQLCAFTSRYSNHLKRHMKTHNGEKPYQCPRCPYASAQLVNLQRHTRTHTGEKPYKCAQCAFACSSLGNLRRHQRLHAEERPHTCGQCSYRAGSSVSLKRHMATHKGSGSGEETTEDGVMSDFMLSISSSDADFLHSYEGLQEDQPPPSLLEPGAEEGGGGEEEEVASVLLEWRPSCELDPESPLPPPAGGPHHHASSAKHPLEEPPQQTPEPPAAAQPERLYTCPVCPFSSHYPNHLARHRKTHSGEKPYGCPHCPYASAHLDNLKRHLRVHTGEKPYACARCDYACGNLANLRRHERIHTGAKPFQCPLCPYSCNQSMNLKRHMLRHNGHKPHRCPLCNYTTGHWDNYKRHQKKHGGGMTMPQGWPQSHPEQQQEMEEEEEEEEEV; from the exons ATGCCCCGAAGGAAACAATCCAATCCACAGCCAGTAAAAT TGGAGTATGAGGATGGCATTACGGTGGGGAATCCAGACACCCTGGTGCTGGAGAGCAACCTGCTGCTGGGACAGGACCTGGAATTCGGAGAGGCCGACTTCAAGATCATCGGCTTCGACAGAGACTCAG ACTGTGTGTCTGGGGACATGGGCATGGCCGTGTATTCCCTGAGCGACGAGGACTGCGGCAGCTACAAGCAGCTCAGCCTGGGCAGCGATGTGGACGAGCTGCGTGACCCGACCAGCGACCACTCCTTTCGGCCCCACCTCAGCTGCAGGGGGTGCGGGGAGGCTCTGGACGAGCCCGACCAGCCCCTGTGCCTCCACTGCGGAGTCCTCGCCCACTCGGGGACAGGCCGCAGGTCTGCAGGTGGCATCGCTCAGGTGACGAATGCCCAAAACGAAGGTCGCCTCCGAACGCGGAGACGAAACAAGCCGGCCAAGACGGCGTCCGCTGGCACCGCCGCCTCCGCCCATGCCGCGGGCACCTCCCGCAAGAGCTTTGCGTGCCAGCTGTGCGCCTTCACCTCGCGCTACTCCAACCACCTGAAGCGGCACATGAAGACGCACAACGGCGAGAAGCCGTATCAGTGCCCGCGCTGCCCGTACGCCTCGGCTCAGCTGGTCAACCTCCAGCgccacacgcgcacgcacacgggCGAGAAGCCCTACAAGTGCGCGCAGTGCGCCTTCGCCTGCAGCTCGCTGGGCAACCTGCGCCGGCACCAGCGCTTGCACGCCGAGGAGCGCCCGCACACCTGTGGCCAGTGCAGCTACCGCGCTGGCAGCAGCGTCAGCCTCAAGAGGCACATGGCTACGCACAAGGGCAGCGGCAGTGGAGAGGAGACCACTGAGGATG gGGTGATGTCAGACTTTATGCTCTCCATCAGCAGCAGTGACGCTGACTTCCTGCACTCTTACGAGGGCTTGCAGGAGGACCAGCCCCCGCCCAGCCTGTTGGAGCCTGGAGccgaggagggtgggg ggggggaggaggaggaggtagcgTCCGTCCTCCTCGAGTGGCGTCCATCTTGCGAGCTCGACCCAGAGTCGCCCTTGCCCCCCCCTGCTGGCGGCCCCCACCATCACGCCTCTTCCGCCAAGCACCCCCTGGAGGAGCCCCCGCAGCAGACGCCCGAGCCTCCGGCCGCGGCCCAGCCCGAGCGGCTCTACACGTGCCCGGTGTGCCCGTTCTCCAGCCACTACCCCAACCACCTGGCGCGCCACCGCAAGACGCACAGCGGCGAGAAGCCGTACGGCTGCCCGCACTGCCCGTACGCCTCGGCGCACCTGGACAACCTCAAGCGGCACCTGCGCGTGCACACAGGCGAGAAGCCGTACGCGTGCGCCCGCTGCGACTACGCCTGCGGCAACCTGGCCAACCTGCGGCGGCACGAGCGCATCCACACGGGCGCCAAGCCCTTCCAGTGCCCGCTGTGCCCGTACAGCTGCAACCAGAGCATGAACCTCAAGCGGCACATGCTGCGCCACAACGGGCACAAGCCACACCGCTGCCCGCTCTGCAACTACACCACGGGCCACTGGGACAACTACAAGCGGCACCAGAAGAAGCACGGCGGGGGCATGACCATGCCACAGGGCTGGCCTCAGAGCCAcccagagcagcagcaggagatggaggaagaggaggaggaggaggaggaggtgtag
- the fndc4b gene encoding fibronectin type III domain-containing protein 4 isoform X1, whose amino-acid sequence MTPILLHVIFMLCGGHILHAGANTTHCLHSSHFKIDFKENRPSAPINVSITHLRADSATVSWNIVDGDVVIGYAISQQRQDGLAQRFIREVNTSSRACVLWNLDEDTDYIIQVQSIGLHGESQASKRIHFRTLEESDRFQSSLMDQDDPSVEGLDMSRQLQTGEMVIIMTVLIMWAAVIALFCRQYDIIKDNDSNNHSKEKAKPPSEHSTPEYHNGGLLGSKFQRTTSSISIIKV is encoded by the exons ATGACACCCATTCTTCTACATGTGATTTTTATGCTGTGTGGAGGTCATATACTTCATGCAGGGGCAA ATACAACCCACTGCCTTCATTCATCCCACTTCAAAATTGATTTTAAAGAGA ATCGGCCTTCCGCCCCCATCAACGTGTCCATCACACACCTGCGAGCTGACTCGGCGACCGTGTCTTGGAACATTGTGGATGGAGATGTTGTCATTGGTTATGCTATCTCACAGCAG aggcagGATGGCTTGGCACAGAGGTTCATCAGAGAGGTGAACACCAGCAGCCGGGCTTGTGTGCTCTGGAACCTGGATGAGGATACTGATTACATCATTCAGGTCCAGTCCATTGGCCTGCATGGCGAGAGCCAAGCAAGCAAGAGGATCCATTTCAGAACACTAGAGGAGTCGGATCGCTTTCAGTCAAGCCTAATGGACCAAG ATGACCCTTCAGTGGAGGGCCTGGACATGTCCAGACAGCTGCAGACTGGAGAGATGGTCATTATTATGACAGTACTAATCATGTGGGCAG CTGTCATAGCACTGTTCTGTAGGCAGTATGACATCATCAAAGACAATGACTCCAACAACCACAGCAAAGAGAAGGCCAAGCCCCCCTCAGAGCACAGTACTCCCGAGTACCACAATGGAGGCTTATTAGGCAGTAAG TTTCAAAGAACCACATCATCAATTAGTATCATCAAGGTCTGA